Genomic segment of Phycisphaerae bacterium:
TAGTGCGCCATGATGCCAACGGATAGGAATGCAGCGCCGGTGGATGATGATTTCGATCTGGATTGGATCTCGCTGGACAACGGATGGCAGCTGGTGATCTGCGACGAGGAGGCTTGGGCGGAGATGGGCCTGACCCCTGCCGGTTTCAGCCGGATCGTCGATGCCCTGCAGTCAGCCACGGCCGGCCAGCCGGACGGCCGCAGCGCCGTGTCGCAAGGGGAGGTGGAAGCGATCGTGACCGGGCGATTCTAATTCACCGCACCGAACTGCGCTTCCAACTCTAATGATCCGGGAAGTGCAATGTGATTTGAGATCCAGATATGAATGGATCAGCATGAATCAATCTTGGATTCGGTGGGACCGTAATGAACCTTTACCCGAACATTGACAGGTTGCTGTTGGGCAAGGTGGACCGTCGTTTGCCGGAGACCATGCTGGTTCTCTGCGCGATAGACACCCTCTGTCTAGATGACGCCTCGATGCAAGCTGGATTGACTGTCCGCCGGGAGCTGGTTGGAGCGGTGGATCCGCGTGGACAAGCGAAAGCGACTTGTAGAACTACAATGAGTTTAAGGATAATTGATAAGATATCCGAGCGAATCGAATACCGATCGTGTGATATTCTAAATCAATAAGGATATATCCAATTATCAATCTTGTTCAGCAGATATTGGCTTATTATTTAAGCGCATAGTGATTTCCAATTGCCTTTTCATCAGCACGAAAAATATGCGGGCACGATGGATTGGCAATCGAAGAGACATTGTTAAGCATTCCTGACTTTAACGTTTGGCTGAAGAAATCGAGGCTAAACGCTTCGCCCCCAAATCACCTGTCACTGGATAAATGAAAAGGAGAACACTGAATCTTGAAGTGAGAATAAAAAAGCCGTTGCGCAATTCTTTCACAATCGAGGAAGCTGAAATCGATTAAAGAGCCTAAGGATTGGATGTCTCTGACTCGAGATATTGAGGTCCTTGATTCTTGATTCGGTTTTTGAGATCTGATAATAAGCAGAGTACTTATATCAGCTGATTTGTAACTTTGTAGGAGTGAGGTGTGAAGATGAGAGGTATACAGACAGTGGCTATAGTCACCTTTCTGGGATTTGTCGTTTTCCTAAACACCAGCTGTGGCAAGAGCAAGAACGTGGAGAAAGCGGAGGAGTACATGGCAGATGGGTTGTTCGACGAGGCCATCAATCTTTTGGAGTTGGAGGTGAAGGCTGAACCGACCAATGCCGATGCCCATTACCTGTTGGGAGAGGCGTATCTGTTCAAGGGGCGGGAATCGAAGGCGGAGGCATCATTCGATAAAGCAATCTTGTTGGAAACGGCCTACAAAAACAAACAGGGAGAAACGTATTTAAAGGTAGGAATGCGGAAGCTCGAGGAAGGCGAACTCGAGAGCAGCAGAAAGCTATTGCGGCAGGCGAAGGAGCTCAGCCCGGAACTGGCTTCAGAGATCGCCAAATGGTTTTATGAGAAAGGGAGGAAGTTTGCGGACAAGGGGGAGTCGTCCCAACGGGTGATCGAATACATGAGCATGAGCAATGAGTGGGATCCGGCATATCGAGAAGAGATAGTGACCTATTGTTACAAGAAAGCGGCAGAAATGATGGAGCGGGAGCTCTTCGAGGACGCAAATCATTATGCGCAGTTTAGCATTCAGACAGATCCCGCGTATATTGATAGGGTGCAGCAAATGTACGCAGGAATAACGGAAATATACATCAAGCGGGAGGATGAAGAACAGGCAAATAGATATCTGAGCATATTAGCCCAGATGGATAACACGAAAAGGTTGGTCCATGATCTGGAAACCAAGATCGGAGCAATAACAATCAAGAAGCTGGATAGTAGTTTTGTCCGGATCCCAGCGGGGCGGTTCACTATGGGCTCACCGGTCGGGGAAGAGGGCAGAATAAGAGACGAACTACAGCACGAGGTCACCATCTCCAGTCCATTCTACCTGCAGAAGACGGAGGTGACGCAGGGGCTGTGGGTAGCCGTGATGGGGAGTAATCCATCGAACTTCCAGAACGGTAATGATCATCCCGTGGAGTCCGTTTCGTGGTACGACGTACAGGAGTTTCTGGAAGAGTTGAACGCGCGGGATCCGGGGAAAAACTACCGGCTGCCCACGGAAGCGGAATGGGAGTACGCCTGCCGGGCGGGGACTAGCGGGGCGCGGTACGGCGAGCTGGAAGCCATCGCGTGGTACAGTGATAATTCGGGCGATCAACCCCGTCCGGTAGGGAAGAAGCAACCCAACGCGTGGGGGTTGTACGACATGCTGGGGAATGTGTGGGAGTGGTGCCAAGACTGGTACGGATCTTACTCATCATCCCCGGTGACGGACCCCACGGGACCCTCGTCGGGCTCGCTCCGGGTGTTGCGCGGCGGCGGCTGGATCTACCGCGCCCCGTTCTGCCGGTCGGCCCGCCGGGTCGACGGCCCGCCCAACTTCCCAGTCGACTACATAGGCTTCCGCCTCGCCAGGTCTTTGCCATGAGCCCTTTCACTATTTGTGAGCGATTGCTTTCCTGCCGGTGCTTTGCAACGGCCGTCACGGACAGGGGCTAGGGAGGCGCAAAGCGGGTGAAACACGGTGGCAACTGGGACAATACTCCCGGTAGCCTCAACAACAACCTAGGTTTCCGTCCCGCCAGGCCATGACTCCGGTCCGATGCGACCCGCCCACGGTCGCGCCGTCCGCGCCCAGCGCTGACCCGCGCCCTGGACCGGTTCCAACCCCGGTCGAAAGCACACGCCCCCGCTCCGGGTGTCTGATAGACTTTACAGCTCAAACGCTGTCCAATGATGCTGTTTCGAAAAACCACAATCGGCAGATCCTGTCTTGGTCGGGCTAGGAGGAGCCGGGGAACATGCTGTGATGGTGCTATTTGCGGTGCAGGCGCAGTTCGCGTTTGTAAAAAATGATCATCGTGCTGTGGGGCTGCGGTCACTACCTACGTTTCTGTTGCAATTCCATGGCAGTCCTGGAAATGGGGGGCACGGGCGGGGAGGAAGAGCTGGGGGATGGCCGTCTCAGAGATCCCGAACGAGGACAGCTTCACGATCGCCCGGAAGTCCGGGATGTGCATGAACTCGGAGGGTAGCATCAGCTTCTCGATCTTGTCCTGGTCGTTGATGGTCTTGCGGTCGCCGATGTCTTTCGGGGAGAGCTGGCGGCCCTCCATGCGCTTGACAACCTCCCGCTCGCCGATGGAGCGGGAGAGGAACTCGGCAGTGTCGGGGTCGTTGAGGCGCAGGAAGAAGCCGGTGTTGAAGTTGTTGTAGAAGGTCATCTTGTTTGGTTTGCCGTAGACATCCTCGATCTTGCCCAAGTCCTGGTTGGCCACCACCAGGCCGGCGCCCTTGGAGCGGCCCACCGTCAGCAGCTCGAAGAGGACCGAGATCTGGTCCAGGCTGCCGATCTCGTCGATGCAGAACCAGAGGCGGCGATTTTCCTCCCTCGTCGTGTCGGGCAGGCTGAGCGTTTCCCGGATCATCAGGTCGAAGGCGAAGGTCATCAGCGGCCGGAAGGTCTCGGCGTAGTTCTTGATGTTGAGCAGGAACAGGTTGCCCGGGCCGGGGCGGCGGATGAAGTCCCGAAAGGAGAACTCGCCGTCCAGGTCGGTGACGAAGCGGAACCAGGAGATCTTCTCGGTGAGGGTCGAGATGACCGAGGCGGCCGGGCCGGAGCCCTTGCTCTCGATGTGCTTCAGGGCGCCGCGGTCCTCCACGGGGAGGGTCTTGAGCTGGCGGATGATGTCCTCCAGGCCCTGAGAGAAGAAGTTCCAGATACATGCGTTGGTGCGGCAGCCTTGCGCGTGCAGGAAGCGCAGGCCGGTGGCGAACACGTCCTTGGCGGCGTTGTTCCAGAAGGGATCGGCGTGGGTCTCGCGGGGCGGCTTGAAGACCACCTGGGAGATGATCTCGAAGTCGGGCGGGGTGCGCAGCTCGTTGAAGAAGCTCCAGCGCAGGGAGCGGGCGTCGAAGGGATAGAACACCCGGTCCGACTCCGGCTCGAAGTGTTTTGACAGGAATTCCCCCTTCACATCGTAGACGATCATCTTCTCGGCGGTGCGGTGTGTCCGGATCCGCTGGCGCACCTGGGCGATGATCTGGTTGAAGAGAACGCTCTTGCCGGTGCCGGTGGTACCCATGATGAGGATGTGCTTGGTCTCTAGATCGCGGGGGAAGGTCAGGCCGCAGATGGTGAGATGGTGACCTGCGTTCCCGCCCTCGGCCCGACAGGCCTCCTCCAGGGTTTTCTTCAATTGAGGCAGCGACACCTTGAAGGCCCCGCGCAGGAAGCGGGTGGTGGTCATGCGGCCGGAGGCGTAGACGAACACCAGGATGTAGGCGACGGTGAGCAGGTAGGCGGCGAAGGACCACCGGCAAACCCGGGCGGCCTCGTTCTCGAAGCGGTCGATGTGCGGCCCGAACAGCTCTCGGAGCTTCAGGCGGTAGGCGGAGCTGCGGACGGAGAGCGATCCATCGAAGAGGGGCCGCAGTTCCGCGGGGACCAGGACTTTGTTTTCCCAGCCAAAGAGCCGGAAGGATGGCAGGTAGTATTTCAAAAGGACGTTGGATGGCAGTCGGAACGAGGCACCGGAGGGGAACTTCAGCTCGAACTCGCGCAGATAGCTGCGCCGGACGCCTACCCCGATGACGATCGCCTGGGCCAGCAGGCCGAGCAGAAAGCCCAGCAGGACTAGCTTGTAGTACATCTTGATGTCGGAGGTGATGGCCTCGTGGGCCTGGTAGCCGCGCATCGATCAGGACTCACCACGGAGACACGGAGGGCACGAAGGGTGAACACATCCACTGCGGATGAGCCGGGCTGGATACGATTGCACGCGGATGAAGGATGCGCCCTCGGGGATGATCCCGACGGATCGTGACTGCCCGGAGTGGGTGGCCAGTTTCAGGCTTTCTTGTACGGGACCCGGATGTCTCGGGACATGGGAAAGTGGCGTTGGTTGAGGGTCACGAGCACGGCCCCGGCCTCGGCGGCGGTGGCGGCGATCACCGCGTCGGCCAGTCCCACCCCGTGACTCTTGCCGTAGTCGCGCCGCCACAGACCGCCTTGCCGGGCATTGGCGTCCGTCACCGGAAGCACCTGGAAGATGCCGACGAATGCGTCGAGCACTTCTCGTTCCTCGCCGTCGCGGACACCGGCATAAAGTTCGGCCACGGTGATCGCCGAGAGGGCCAGCGGACCCTTCTGCGCCCGCAGATACCGCACCGCCTGCGGATGGCCGCGCAGGTAGTCCACCAGGACGTCCGTATCGATCAGCAGCCGTTCCGGCATGGACTACTCCCGATCCCACTCGGTCCGCAACCGCTCGAAGTCGGGCAGGTCGTCCCGGTCTTCCCACAGCCCGCAGGCCTGTTCCAGCGCCTTCCGGCGGTTCACCTCGCCCGAATCGTCCAACAGGCGGTCGATGGCTTCCCGGATGAGCCGGCTCTGCTTGCGTCCGGTCCGCCGGGCCAGGGCCTGGAGCTTTTTCTTTTCTTCCTCGGTCAGGTAAATCTGGGTGCGGATCACAACCACCCTCCAAACGATGTATATGAGTAATGTATATGAACACGACACCGATTGTCAACTGAACTTCCGGCATTTTCATAACTCCGGTTGCGCGCCCCGGGTGCGTTCCCGCGTCCGGGACAGATCGACGTTCTTGTCGAAGGAGATCTCGGGGTCGGAATGACGCTTGAGGTCGAATTCGTCCCGGAAGTTACACTGCTTCCCGGTATAGCGCTCCCAGAGGTGTTCCTTCAGCCGGGTGAACTCGGCCCGCAGTGCCTCGTGGCGTTCCGAAAGACGGTCCAGGTATTTCTCCAGGGTACGGAGCAAGGGATAG
This window contains:
- a CDS encoding SUMF1/EgtB/PvdO family nonheme iron enzyme, which produces MKMRGIQTVAIVTFLGFVVFLNTSCGKSKNVEKAEEYMADGLFDEAINLLELEVKAEPTNADAHYLLGEAYLFKGRESKAEASFDKAILLETAYKNKQGETYLKVGMRKLEEGELESSRKLLRQAKELSPELASEIAKWFYEKGRKFADKGESSQRVIEYMSMSNEWDPAYREEIVTYCYKKAAEMMERELFEDANHYAQFSIQTDPAYIDRVQQMYAGITEIYIKREDEEQANRYLSILAQMDNTKRLVHDLETKIGAITIKKLDSSFVRIPAGRFTMGSPVGEEGRIRDELQHEVTISSPFYLQKTEVTQGLWVAVMGSNPSNFQNGNDHPVESVSWYDVQEFLEELNARDPGKNYRLPTEAEWEYACRAGTSGARYGELEAIAWYSDNSGDQPRPVGKKQPNAWGLYDMLGNVWEWCQDWYGSYSSSPVTDPTGPSSGSLRVLRGGGWIYRAPFCRSARRVDGPPNFPVDYIGFRLARSLP
- a CDS encoding type IV secretion system DNA-binding domain-containing protein — encoded protein: MRGYQAHEAITSDIKMYYKLVLLGFLLGLLAQAIVIGVGVRRSYLREFELKFPSGASFRLPSNVLLKYYLPSFRLFGWENKVLVPAELRPLFDGSLSVRSSAYRLKLRELFGPHIDRFENEAARVCRWSFAAYLLTVAYILVFVYASGRMTTTRFLRGAFKVSLPQLKKTLEEACRAEGGNAGHHLTICGLTFPRDLETKHILIMGTTGTGKSVLFNQIIAQVRQRIRTHRTAEKMIVYDVKGEFLSKHFEPESDRVFYPFDARSLRWSFFNELRTPPDFEIISQVVFKPPRETHADPFWNNAAKDVFATGLRFLHAQGCRTNACIWNFFSQGLEDIIRQLKTLPVEDRGALKHIESKGSGPAASVISTLTEKISWFRFVTDLDGEFSFRDFIRRPGPGNLFLLNIKNYAETFRPLMTFAFDLMIRETLSLPDTTREENRRLWFCIDEIGSLDQISVLFELLTVGRSKGAGLVVANQDLGKIEDVYGKPNKMTFYNNFNTGFFLRLNDPDTAEFLSRSIGEREVVKRMEGRQLSPKDIGDRKTINDQDKIEKLMLPSEFMHIPDFRAIVKLSSFGISETAIPQLFLPARAPHFQDCHGIATET
- a CDS encoding type II toxin-antitoxin system VapC family toxin, with product MPERLLIDTDVLVDYLRGHPQAVRYLRAQKGPLALSAITVAELYAGVRDGEEREVLDAFVGIFQVLPVTDANARQGGLWRRDYGKSHGVGLADAVIAATAAEAGAVLVTLNQRHFPMSRDIRVPYKKA
- a CDS encoding ribbon-helix-helix protein, CopG family; protein product: MIRTQIYLTEEEKKKLQALARRTGRKQSRLIREAIDRLLDDSGEVNRRKALEQACGLWEDRDDLPDFERLRTEWDRE